A genomic window from Sorex araneus isolate mSorAra2 chromosome 2, mSorAra2.pri, whole genome shotgun sequence includes:
- the MPPE1 gene encoding metallophosphoesterase 1 isoform X1 produces the protein MATRPNFGKQRFPLLKRRSFLLLKLLALVFTVLLFCEFLIYYIVISQCDWPELKTPVSDGQRERPEPVLKAMFLADTHLLGQIRGHWFDKLRREWQMERAFQTALWMLQPEVVFILGDIFDEGKWSSFQAWQEDVARFQKMFRHPGQVQLKVVAGNHDIGFHYEMSRYKLERFENVFNPERLFSWKGVNFVMVNSVAMEGDGCGICSEAEAELIEISHSLNCSREEHGSRQCGHRQQLPASAPILLQHFPLYRRSDVNCSGEDAAPPGERDLPFKERYDALSREASQKLLWWLRPRLVLSGHTHNGCQVFHGAGLPELSVPSFSWRNRNNPSFVMVTGTFISIRKLLYVSKSTQYSTTSLLLSVTNR, from the exons ATGGCAACCAGACCAAACTTCGGAAAGCAGAGGTTTCCGTTGTTAAAAAGAAGaagttttttgcttttgaaacTTCTAGCTCTTGTCTTCACAGTGCTTctattttgtgaatttttaatcTATTACATAGTGATCTCTCAGTGTGATTGGCCAGAGTTGAAAACTCCAGTCAGTGATGGGCAGCGCGAGAGACCAGAGCCAGTGCTGAAAGCTATGTTCTTGGCCGACACCCACTTGCTTGGACAAATCAGAGGCCACTGGTTTGACAAATTACGAAG GGAATGGCAGATGGAACGAGCCTTCCAGACCGCTTTGTGGATGCTGCAGCCGGAAGTTGTCTTCATTCTGGGAGACATTTTTGATGAGGGGAAGTGGAGCTCTTTTCAG GCCTGGCAGGAGGATGTGGCGAGGTTTCAGAAGATGTTCAGACACCCGGGCCAGGTGCAGCTGAAGGTGGTGGCTGGCAATCATGACATCGGCTTCCACTATGA GATGAGCAGATACAAACTAGAACGCTTTGAGAATGTCTTCAACCCTGAAAGGCTGTTTTCCTGGAAAGGAGTTAA cTTTGTGATGGTCAACAGTGTTGCCATGGAAGGAGACGGCTGTGGAATCTGCTCTGAGGCAGAAGCTGAGCTCATTGAAATCTCCCACAGCCTGAACTGCTCCCGAGAG GAACACGGTTCCCGCCAGTGTGGACACAGGCAGCAGCTGCCAGCATCAGCCCCAATCCTTCTGCAG CATTTCCCACTGTATCGGAGAAGCGATGTGAACTGTTCTGGTGAGGATGCCGCCCCTCCCGGGGAGAGGGACCTGCCTTTTAAGGAGAGATACGACGCGCTTTCCAGGGAGGCTTCCCAGAAG CTGCTGTGGTGGCTGCGGCCACGGCTGGTGCTGAGTGGCCACACGCACAACGGCTGCCAGGTGTTCCATGGGGCAGGCCTCCCGGAGCTCAGCGTGCCGTCATTCAGTTGGCGcaacagaaacaacccaagttttgTCATGGTAACTGGAACGTTTATTTCCATCAGAAAGCTTTTATACGTATCGAAGTCAACACAGTATTCAACTACATCATTGCTGCTATCTGTTACAAATAGATAA
- the MPPE1 gene encoding metallophosphoesterase 1 isoform X2: MATRPNFGKQRFPLLKRRSFLLLKLLALVFTVLLFCEFLIYYIVISQCDWPELKTPVSDGQRERPEPVLKAMFLADTHLLGQIRGHWFDKLRREWQMERAFQTALWMLQPEVVFILGDIFDEGKWSSFQAWQEDVARFQKMFRHPGQVQLKVVAGNHDIGFHYDFVMVNSVAMEGDGCGICSEAEAELIEISHSLNCSREEHGSRQCGHRQQLPASAPILLQHFPLYRRSDVNCSGEDAAPPGERDLPFKERYDALSREASQKLLWWLRPRLVLSGHTHNGCQVFHGAGLPELSVPSFSWRNRNNPSFVMVTGTFISIRKLLYVSKSTQYSTTSLLLSVTNR, translated from the exons ATGGCAACCAGACCAAACTTCGGAAAGCAGAGGTTTCCGTTGTTAAAAAGAAGaagttttttgcttttgaaacTTCTAGCTCTTGTCTTCACAGTGCTTctattttgtgaatttttaatcTATTACATAGTGATCTCTCAGTGTGATTGGCCAGAGTTGAAAACTCCAGTCAGTGATGGGCAGCGCGAGAGACCAGAGCCAGTGCTGAAAGCTATGTTCTTGGCCGACACCCACTTGCTTGGACAAATCAGAGGCCACTGGTTTGACAAATTACGAAG GGAATGGCAGATGGAACGAGCCTTCCAGACCGCTTTGTGGATGCTGCAGCCGGAAGTTGTCTTCATTCTGGGAGACATTTTTGATGAGGGGAAGTGGAGCTCTTTTCAG GCCTGGCAGGAGGATGTGGCGAGGTTTCAGAAGATGTTCAGACACCCGGGCCAGGTGCAGCTGAAGGTGGTGGCTGGCAATCATGACATCGGCTTCCACTATGA cTTTGTGATGGTCAACAGTGTTGCCATGGAAGGAGACGGCTGTGGAATCTGCTCTGAGGCAGAAGCTGAGCTCATTGAAATCTCCCACAGCCTGAACTGCTCCCGAGAG GAACACGGTTCCCGCCAGTGTGGACACAGGCAGCAGCTGCCAGCATCAGCCCCAATCCTTCTGCAG CATTTCCCACTGTATCGGAGAAGCGATGTGAACTGTTCTGGTGAGGATGCCGCCCCTCCCGGGGAGAGGGACCTGCCTTTTAAGGAGAGATACGACGCGCTTTCCAGGGAGGCTTCCCAGAAG CTGCTGTGGTGGCTGCGGCCACGGCTGGTGCTGAGTGGCCACACGCACAACGGCTGCCAGGTGTTCCATGGGGCAGGCCTCCCGGAGCTCAGCGTGCCGTCATTCAGTTGGCGcaacagaaacaacccaagttttgTCATGGTAACTGGAACGTTTATTTCCATCAGAAAGCTTTTATACGTATCGAAGTCAACACAGTATTCAACTACATCATTGCTGCTATCTGTTACAAATAGATAA